The following is a genomic window from Moorella sp. Hama-1.
ACACCTGGTAATCCCCCAGCCCAGCGTCTTCCTGAAAGAACAGCAGCCGCCGTCAGCGGCCGTTGTCCTGAAGCTGAAGCCCCTGGCCCGGCTGAAGCCGGAGCAGGTAAAGGGTATCATGGAGCTCATTGCCGCCAGCGTACCCGGCCTGAAGCTAGAGAACATCCGGGTAATCGACATGTACGGCAACGTCCTGAGCGACGGCATAGCTGACAGCCAGACCGCCCCCATCGGCCAGAAGCAGCAGACCCAAATGGAGTTGAAGCGGCAGTACGAAAAGGACCTGGAGCAGCGGCTGCAGTCCATGCTGACCCAGATCCTGGGGCCAGGGAAGGCCGTGGCCATGGTGACGGCCGACCTGAACTTTGACCAGCAGGAAATCAACCAGACCACCTGGGGCAAGCAGGGGGCCCTCCGGAGCGAGCAGATAAAAACGAGCCAGGGGACTACCGGCGGGGGCGCCGCCGGCGCCGCCGGGACGCCGGCCAACAACCAGCCGCCCGGCTACCTGGCCGTCAACCCTGCCACTGGCAACTATAACACGAGTGATACCGTCCACAACTACGAGCTGGATAAAACCGACACCCATACCGTTGTCGCCCCGGGGCAGGTCCGGCGCCTGTCCACCTCCGTGGCCGTCAACGGCCCAGTTACCCCGGCCGTAAACGCCCAGATCCAGCAAATCGTCAGCGCCGCCGTGGGGTACCAGCCGGCCCGGGGTGACCAGATTAACGTTACCAGTATGCCCTTTGATAACTCCCTGCAGCAACAGATGGCCGCCGACCAGGCTGCCCTGCAGCAGCGCCAGCAGATGCTGCGCCAGTACATCCTCTGGGGAACGGTAGGGCTGGCGGCCCTGGCCCTACTGGTGACCCTCATCGTTCTCCTGGTGCGGCGCCGGCGCCAGGCGGCTCCAGAGCCCCAGTTCGCAACTCAACCTTTGCCGGCCGGCGTGCCTGTTGAACCTCTGGAGGTGGAACCGCTGGAACCTGTGGAGCCGGTATCACCGGAGGACCTGGAAAAACAGCGCCAGGAAGCCAAGCGCAAGGCCAAACAAGAGCGGCTGCAAGAGATCATTCGCCAGCGGCCGGAGGACGTGGCTTTATTACTCCGGGCCTGGCTGGCCGAGGATTAGAGGTGGCTCGATTGGCGAAGCAAAAGGCCCTGACCGGGCTGGAGAAGGCAGCTATTTTCCTGATTACCGTCGGCCCGGAGCTGTCGTCTCTGATCCTGAAGCAGATGGGCCAGGAGGAAATTGAACGCCTTACTTATCAAATCGCCAACACGACTTCCGTTGACCCGGCGACCAAGCAACAGATCATCGATGAGTTTCTGGAGCTTAACGACGCCCAGCAGTTTATGCTCCAGGGGGGCATCAAGTACGCCCGGGAGGTTCTGGAGAAAGCCGTCGGCCCGGCCCGGGCGGCAGAGATTATCAAAAAGCTCCTGGCCACCTCCAAGATTCGTCCCTTTAACATGGTCCGCAAGGCCGACCCCAAGCAGCTGATCAACTTCATCTATAACGAGCACCCCCAGACCATCGCCCTCATCCTGGCTTACCTGGAACCGGAGCAGGCCTCGGTGATCCTGGGAGCCCTCCCCGACCAGTTGCAGGCCGATGTGGCCAAGAGAATCGCCATTATGGAGCGCACCTCGCCGGAGACGGTGCGCGAACTGGAGGGCATCCTGGAGCAGCGCCTGTCCTCGGTGGTCGACCAGGACTTCGCCGTCGCCGGCGGGGTCAAGAGTTTGGTCGACATCCTGAACCGGGCCGACCGGGGTACGGAGCGGACCATTCTAGAATCCCTGGAGCAGGACGACCCCGAACTGGCCGACGAGATTAGGAAGCGCATGTTTGTCTTTGAGGACATCCTGACCCTGGACGACAACTCCATCCGCCGCGTCCTGCGGGAGGTTGACCTTAAAGACCTGGCCCTGGCCCTCAAGGCGGCCAGTGAAGATGTGGCCAGCCGGATCTACCGCAACCTCTCCAAGCGGGCCGGGGAAATGCTCAAAGAGGATATTGAGTACATGGGTCCGGCGCGCCTGCGGGACGTAGAAGAGGCCCAGCAGCGGATTGTCCAGATTATCCGCCGCTTAGACGAAGCCGGCGAGATTATCATCGCCCGGGGAGGCGAAGACGCCATTGTGGTGTAGGGTGCTGAAAGAAACCAGGCCCACCAGGGAGGAAAGGGTTATTCCCTTGCGGGTCCTGCGGCTGGTGCCGCCGCCAGAGGCGGCTGCACCCGGTGATCAGGCTGATGCGGCTAATCCGGCTGCAGCTAAAGCGGAAGCCGCGACAGCCGAGGCCCGGGCGCAGGTGGCGGCCGCCCGGGAAGAGGCTGCTGCCATCTTAGCCCGGGCCCGCCAGGAGGCGGAGGAGATTAAGGCCGGAGCCCTGGCGGAGCGGGAGCAGGCCCTGGCCGCGGGCCGGGCCGCCGGTCAGGAGCAGGGCTACCAGGAAGGCCTGGCCCGGGCTGAGGAAGAAGCCGCCGCCATCCGCCGGGAGGCGGATAACCTGCGGGAGGAGGCCGGCCAGGTCTTGGCGGAAGCGCAGCGCAGTTACCAGGAAACCATCGCCGCCGCCGAAGGAGCGATCATTGACCTGGCCCTGACCATCGCCGCCCGGGTCGTCGGTCGGGCCGTGGAACTGCGGCCCGACCTGATCCTGGAGATTGCCCGCCCGGCCATCCGCCAGGTGGCCGAAGGCCAGCATTACCTGATTTATGCCGCCCCGGCTGCCGCCGCGGTCATCCGGGAGCATCGCCAGGAACTCCTGGCCGAGGCGGCCCCCGGCGCCCGGCTGCAGGTGTTGGCCGACCCCGGGTTTAAGGCCGGGGGCTGCCGCATCGAAACAGAAAATGGCTTTGTCGACGCCAGCGTCGACACCCAGTTAGAAGAAGTGAAGAAGATCCTCCGGGGAGGTGACCGGCAGTGAGCCTGGCCCCGGATCTCACCCCTTACAAAGAGCGCCTGGCCGGAGCCAGCCTCTGGCTCCGGGGTGGCAAGGTCACCCGGGTGACGGGCCTGACCATTGAGTGCCGGGGCCTGAAGGCGGCCGTCGGCGAACTCTGCCAGATCTACAACAACGGCTCGGGGCCCATTGTGGCCGAAGTGGTGGGCTTCCGGGAGGAAGTGACCCTCCTCATGCCCCTGGGGGAGCTGGAGGGCATCGGTCCCGGCTGCCGGGTCATGGCCACCGGCCGCGGCCACTACATCCACGTGGGAGCCGGGTTTCTGGGCCGGGTCCTGGACGGCCTGGGCCGCTCCCTGGACGGCACCCTCCTGGTGGGGGGTGACCCCCAGCCGGTCAACAACCGGCCGCCCAACCCCCTGGCCCGGCGGCGGATCAAAGAGGTCCTGGCTACGGGGGTCAAGGCTATTGACGCCCTCCTGACCGTCGGCTGCGGCCAGCGGGTAGGCATCTTCGCCGGCAGCGGCGTGGGTAAGAGCACTCTTCTGGGGATGATCGCTCGCCACAGCACCGCCGATATCAACGTCATCGCCCTCATCGGCGAACGGGGCCGGGAGGTGCGGGACTTTATCGAGGGCGACCTGGGGCCGGAGGGCCTGGCGCGGTCCATCGTCGTGGCTGCCACCTCGGACCAGCCGGCCCTGGTGCGGATCAAGGGCGCCTTTACCGCCACGGCCATCGCCGAGTACTTCCGCGACCGGGGTAAAAACGTCCTGCTGATGATGGACTCCCTCACCCGTTTCGCCATCGCCCAGCGGGAGGTGGGCCTGGCCATCGGCGAACCGCCTACGACCCGGGGCTATACCCCCTCGGTCTTCGCCTCCCTGCCCAAACTGGTGGAACGGGCCGGCAACAGCGAGGCTGGCTCCATTACCGGCCTGTATACAGTCCTGGTGGAGGGGGACGACATGAACGAGCCCGTGGCCGATACCGTCCGCGGCCTCCTGGACGGCCACATCGTCCTGTCCCGCCAGCTGGCGGCCCGGAACCACTACCCGGCCATTGACGTCCTCCAGAGCATCAGCCGTCTCATGCCGGAGATTACCTCTGCGGAGCAGCGGGAGCAGGCCGGCCGGCTGCGGGACCTCCTGGCGGCCTACGAAGAAGCGGCCGATTTGATTGAAATCGGCGCCTACCAGGCCGGCTCCAACCCGCGGGTGGACGCGGCCCTGAAACACTATGACGCCATCCAGTCCTTCCTGCGCCAGGGCAAGGATGAATACTCCGACTATAACGCTACTCTGGCGGCCCTGGCGGGGATTTTTAGTTAGGGCCCCTTTGTTGCGCCGACGTCTTCGTTTAAACCTCATCCAGCCAGGAGCATTGCCGGTTTTCTCCCCAAGGTAGAAAGGAGGAACCTATGGCCAGTTTTCAGTTTTCCCTCGAGAAGGTGCGCTCTTACCGGGCCTCCCTGGAAAAACAGCTCAAGCTGCAGCTGGCCGAGGCCCGGCGCCGCCAGGAGGAGGCCGAGGCCTGCCTGGCCCGTTACCGGGAGATGCGCGCCGGCTGCCTGGTGATCAGGGGAGCCGTAGCCGGGGAGGATCTCCTGCGGGAAGCCACTTATATTGAGGCCCTGGACGGACGCATCGCCGGCCAGCAGGAAGAGGTCGCCCGGGTGAGCCAGGTTGTGAACGAGCGGCGGGACCAGGTCCAGGAGGCTATGCAGGAGCGCAAGGTCCTGGACCGCCTGCGGGAGCGCCAGCTCCAGGCCTACCGGTACGTCGTGACCCGTGAAGAGCAGAAGCAGATTGATGAAACGGCCGGTAACCGCTACTTCCGGGGGATGGCGGAGTAGCTGCATCATATTTTTCGGCGAAAGGAGGTGAAATCATGACCGTGGAATCGTTGGTAAGAACTAACAATACCATCTCCCCCCTGCCGGCAGCTCGCAGCCGGGGCCGGTACGGGGAAGGAGCCGGAGACTTCGGTTCCCTCCTGGCAGGTCTCCTGCAGCAGGCGTCTTCATTCATGCCGGCCGGCGGCCTGGCGGCGGCCTATGGGGAACAGCCGTACCTACCGAATGACCCCCAGCCAGGGGAATACAGGCCGGACCGCTCCGCACCTAGACCGGGAGAAGAAGCTTATTCCCGACCGGAAGCCGGCGCCTGGAGCCGGGTTGAGGACCTGGGCAATAGCTATGACGGCAGGGATGAACAAACCATAGCGGCCGGGTCCCGGGGCCGGGAAGAAGTAGCAACTACACAGGGTACCCGGGCCGGCGAGGCGCAACCCGCCTCCGCCGGGGAGAAGGACCAAACTCCGGCAGGGGGGGAGAAGGCATCCAGCCAGGCCGGTAATCTCAGGGGAAGCGGGGGCCAGAAGCCAGCTGCCGACCAGGTTGGCAAAGCCGGGAAAAATGGTGACGACCAAGGAAAAGCTGCCGGCTCCGAAGGCACCAGCGGTGCTGCCCCTGCAGACCAGGAAGCGGCAACTGGTAGCAGCAAATCCCCGGCAACTGTAAGTTCAGCCGGTAAAACCGGAACGCCTGGCACTAAAGGGCCCGGCACTATCGGGCAGGCCGGCAACAGTGACGATCTGAACGGGACGGCCGGGAAGCAGGCCGGCCCCGAAGCCCTTAGTACGCCAACCACGGCCGGCCACCAGCCGGAACTAAAAGGGAAAACCGTCCCGGGCAAGGCAGGCCTGGACGGCCAAACCCCAACGCCGGCAGCGGGAGCCGGCCAGCCAGGAGAGCAACAATCCGTAGCTGGGAATATGGCTAGGAACGGCCTGAACTCGGCCACCGCTAAACCAGATGCATCCCTTGCACCAGGTACAACAGCTAAAGTAGGCGGTGAAGCCGGAACAAATGCGCCAACCGCCGGGACCGGGGCAAACCCCGTTACCGCTGGTGTGGCGCCGGCCAGGGGCGACAGGGCCGGTAGTCCCGTAGGTGTAGGCAGTCACGGCAATACCGTTAATACCGACAGTACTGGTAAGGCCGACACCGCCGCAGGTAGCCAGACCTTAATTCCCGGCAGCCAGCCGGCTGTGAGGGACGGCCCCTTAGCGGCGCCTGGGCTGGCCAACCAGGGCGCAGCGGTAATAGCCGGCCAGGCCGGCACAGCCGGTGGTAGCGCCGGCAACCGGGGTTTCGCCAGCCACCAGGAGCCAGGGGAGATCCTCCCCGGTAGCGGCTTCGGGGCTACGGGCGGCGGCCAGGCGCCGGCGGGAACGGTGAGCTTCGCGGCGGTGCTGGGGGGACATAACCAACCAGCCAGCGGCCCGGCAGCCGGGGTGACCAATCTGCCGGAGGTCATTGCCAGCACTCTAACGGCGGCCCGCCTGGCCCGCACCGGCAGCCAGCGGGAGCTGGAACTCCAATTGCAGCCGGAGAACCTGGGGACGTTAAAGCTACGGGCTTCCCTGGAAGGAGGCCGGATGATCCTCCACTTGCTGGTGGAGAGCAGCGAGGCGGCCCGGGCCCTCCAGGCGGCGGTGCCGGAAATGCGCCAGGCCGTAGCCGGCCAGGGTTTACGCCTGGACCAGGTACAGGTGCAGGTCGGCGGCGACGGCCAGGCAGGTGATAACCAGAACGGCGGTAATGGAGGCTATCACCAGGGTAGCGGCAGGCAGCCCCAGTCACCGCTGTGGCCGGAGACCGCTGTAACCAGGGACACTACCGGCAATTACCGCCTGAACTACCTGGCCTGAAACGTTTTGGCAAAGATATTGAGTATCTTGTGGAAGGGAGTATTTACATGAACGTCGGTGGCGTAACGGCGGCTGCCAGTCAGGCAGCAACGGGCACAACGACCACGGTGCCCAATAAGGGTCTGGGTAAAGACGATTTCCTGAAGCTCCTGGCGGCCCAGCTGGAGAACCAGGACCCTTTGAGCCCCATGAGCAACACCGATTTTATCGCCCAGATGGCCCAGTTCAGCGCCCTGGAACAGATGAACAACCTCAATGACAGTTTTAACCGGGTCCAGCAGGAACTGCAGGCAGCTTTAGCCCTGCAGGCGGTATCTTTAATCGGCAAAGAGGTAACGGCCACAGTAAACGAGCAGACCCTGCAGGGCACGGTGGAGAAGGTCAACCTGGCCGGGGACGGGGCCGTGCTGACGGTCAACGGGCAGCAGGTGCCCTTGAGCGCCGTGACCGAGGTCGGCCCGGCGGCACCCACTAGTCCGGCTACACCAACTGGCCCGGGGGCAGCCCCTACCCAACCTTGAGCACCGGCCCGGTTCCAGGTAGCAGGACAGGGGGAACTACCCCCCCACCTTAATCACGGGTTATATTTTTATTCACGGCCCCATTCAAAGGGGCGCATGGGTTTAAGCCATTGATTTAAAGGCACTGAACAGACGGTAGTTGGCAAGAGCAGATTAACTGCAGGATAACTCCTGCAGGCAGGTGATTTAAGGGTGAGTGCTATCGAATTACGAGGGTTGACACCTGTAGCACCGCCAGGGCCCGGTACAGCCCCGAGCAGGCGAGTAGGGGAGCAGCCGGCAAAGAGCCGGCAGGCCCCTGGAGGTTTCCAGGCCGTCCTCCAGGAGAAGATGGCGGGCCTGAAGTTCTCCCGCCATGCCAGCGAGCGCCTGGAGAACCGGCAGATAAGTCTCTCACCGCAGCAGATGGCCCGCCTGGAAGAGGGCATAACCAGGGCCGCCGGCAAAGGGGCGCGGGAGTCCCTGGTCCTGCTGGACGACCTGGCCCTGGTGGTCAGCGTCAAGAACCGCACCGTCATCACCGCAGCTAACAGGCAGGACCTGCGGGAAAACGTCTTTACCAATATCGACAGCGCCGTTTTACTATGAGCCAGTGCCACTTTTGCGCGTTACCTTTTCATGGGCCGGACCCCGATAGGGAGGCCCACCGGCCGCCGATTGACCGAGGCGGCTAATCAGGAAAGGGGTAATTTAACCATGATGCGTTCACTTTATTCCGGTGTATCTGGATTGCGTACCCACCAGACCCGCATGGACGTTATCGGCGACAACATCGCCAACGTAAATACGGTGGGCTTCAAAAGGAGTGCCGTGACCTTTAAGGATGTCTTCTACCAGACCCTGCGCGGCGGCTCGGCTGGATCTGCGAACGCGAGCCCTGCTGGCCTGGGCGGCACCAACCCCCAACAAATAGGTTTGGGCGTAACTATGAACAGCATCGATGTAATTCATACCCAGGGTGCTGCGGCTCCGACAGGTAATGGGACCGATCTTATGATCCAGGGGGACGGGTTCTTCAGAGTTTCACCTGATGGTGGAACTACTATATATTATACCCGGGCGGGAGCGTTTCATTTTGACGACAAAGGCTATTTAGTAAATGCTGATGGGATGCAGGTTCTAGATACTCAGAGCACTCCAAAACCAATACAGATTGCCGATATGGCAGATCCCGATAAAATGCCCCAGAGTTATAGCATTGATAAGATGGGCTTTGTCCATTATGTAGACAGTACCGGTGCTGCTAAAACTCTTACCTATCCAATTAGCATAGCAAAATTCTCTAATCCGGTAGGTTTAGAAAAGGTTGGCCAGAACCTTTATCGGGAAACAGCAAGTTCTGGTGCTCCAGGTAATGATTTATCACCGGGTAAAGGTGCGCTCGCCAACACCTCCATCATCCCCTCGGCCCTGGAGATGTCCAACGTCGACCTGGCGCAGGAGTTCACCGATATGATCATCACCGAGCGCGGCTTCCAGGCCAACGCCCGGACCATCACCACCTCCGATCAGATGCTCCAGGAGCTGGTGAACCTGAAGCGGTAACATTTGCGGCGAGATTTCCTGAAGGAAAAAGCAGAGGTTAGCCGGGCGGGGCGGGTTCCCGGCAGGGTAACCGCTGGGAACCCCTTCTTTCACCGGTCGGGAGGGAAATTTTACGACCGGAATTCTGCAGCCAGTTCCATGCTATTTTTGGTGGAGGTGGGGCAAAGGTTTAAATCCGAAACGGGCGCGGCCGGTTTCGACAGCCAATCCCATTTCCCATTTCAAACCTCTCACATCTATTTAGGGGGCGTAGAACATGATCAAGGTCACCACCCTGGATAAGCGGGAAATGGTCCTCAACGCGGAACTTATCGAGCGCATCGAAAGCGTCCCCGAGACGGTTATAACCCTGACCAGCGGTAAAAAGATCCTAGTGACCCAGACGGCGGAGGAGATTATGGAACTGGTGATAGCCTACCGACGCCGGGTTCTCCAGCCGGTCGACTCCCGGGATGAGGTGAAGTAGAGATTGCGGCGTATTGATTTTATGACCATTGCCGGTATAGTCGCCGGTATCGGCCTCATGGGCGGCGCCCTGATCATGGGGGGCAACCCCAAACTCTTCTGGAACGTCCCCTCCCTGATGGTCACCGTCGGCGGTTCCTTTGCCGCCGTGCTGATCAACTTCAGCTTCCAGGACGTGAAGAACGTCTTCGGCACCGTCAGGCAGGCCTTCACCACCGACCTCATGGACCCGGAGGAGCTCATCGACCTTTTTAGTGAGCTGGCCCGCAAGGCCCGGCGAGAGGGTCTCCTGGCCCTGGAGGATGACGCCAGCCGCCTGGACGACCCCTTCTTCACCAAGGGCATCCAGATGATGGTCGACGCCATGGAACCGGAGATGATCCGGCAGATCCTGGAGACGGATATGGCCTACATGGCCCGCCGCCACGAGATTGGCTACGGCATCTTTAAAACCTGGGGGAATCTCGCCCCTTCCTTCGGCCTTATCGGCACCCTCATCGGCCTGGTGCAGATGCTGGCTAAACTGGATAAACCGGAGACCCTGGGCCCCAGCATGGCCCTGGCCCTCATCACCACTTTCTACGGTGCCATCATGGCCTATATGATCTTCATCCCCCTGGCCGGGAAACTGAGCCTGCGCAGCGAGCAGGAGATCATGCTGCGCCAGATGATGCTGGAGGGCATCATCGCCATCCAGTCGGGGGTGAACCCGCGCATCCTGGAAGAACACCTGCGTTCCTTCCTGGCGCCGCTTAGCCAGCGGCAGCAGGCAGGGGAGGAACCTTTGCCCCGGGAAGAGGCTTACCGGGAAAGGATTTGATCGTATAGTGAGTGGTGGCTATTGCTTTAACAGCAGCGGCAAAGCGTTAATCCACCGTTAAGATTATGGCGCCACGGTAGCAGTAAGGGATCCTCTGCCGCAAGGTATAGTTGGAGGCTGCAGGTGACGGATGGTAGTTTGCGATAAACCTGCCCAATTGGGTAGTCCCTGAGTTGGACTGCTTCGACCGGAGAACAGGTTTGGGAGAGGTATAGTTTATGGCCGTTAAAAGATGGCAGAAGAAACCGGATGAAGGCGCCCCGACCTGGATGATCACCTACTCGGATCTCATGACCCAGCTGGTGGTTTTCTTCGTCCTGCTCTTTTCCTTCTCCATCATCAACCAGCAGAAATTCCAGCAGTTCATTGCTTCCTACCAGGGGATGGGGATCCTGGACGGGGGCGTGTCGCCCCTTGTCCAGACCGAGCCGGCCCCGAGCAGCTACCCCGAAAATATCCAGACCCCCGAGGCAGCTGCGGCCCTGGCCCGGGCCCAGGAGATGATGCAGACCTACCAGACGGTCAAAAACTTCCTTACGGAGAACGGCCTGGAGTCCGACGTGGAGGTCCGCTACGAGGACCGGGGGATTGCCCTGGATATTAAAGAACGCATCCTTTTTGATTCCGGCCGGGCGGATCTCAAACCAGAGGCCACCCGGTTGTTGGATAAATTAGCGGGTCTGCTGGCCCGGCTGCCCAACGCAATCAAAGTCGAGGGTTACACCGACAACCGGCCCATCCATACCGTCCAGTTCCCCACCAACTGGGAACTGTCCACAGCCCGGGCCTCCCGGGTGGTGCGTTATTTTATCGAAGAACACCACCTGCAGCCGGAACGCTTTGTGGCCATGGGTTACGGCGAGTATCATCCCCTTTACCCTAACGACTCCCCGGAACATATGGCGGAAAACCGGCGCGTAGTATTACTCCTGGGGATGACCAATAACCAGCAGACCAACGGGAAAGAGGTGTATAAGAGTGCCCCCTAGAGAAGCGGCGGAAAAGACAGCAGAAAAGGTGGTGGAGAAAAAGGAAGGCCGCGGTCAGCAGTTGTTGACCATCGTGTTACTGCTGGTGGTCCTGCTCTTAAGCGGCGGTTATGTTTATACCTTTTTCTTCAGCAACAACAGCCGCGGTATATCAGCGTCGGCGGCCAGCGCCCCGCCGGTCAACACGCAGCAGCAGAGTCTGGACAGCATCGTCGTCAACCTGGCCGATCCGGGCCTGCACCGCTACCTGCGGACTAAGATTACCCTGGAATACAACGACCCCAAGCTGGCGACGGAACTGGGCGAAAAGCTCTATCGCATCAAGGACACGGTTATCTCCGTCCTACGGAGCAAAAAGACCGACGACCTGCAGAATGAGGAAGCCTTAAAGCGGGAACTGCTGACGGCCATCAACGCCCAGTTGACCAGCGGCCAGGTCCGGGCCCTCTACTTCGAGGAGTTCCTGGTCCAGTAAGGGCCATCCAGGCGGCCGGCTACCGGACCGGCGGCTTGGCCGCCCTGGTTCACTGCCCGGTTAAGCTCCTGTGCGATGCGATATTGCCTGACTGGCAGAACTGGTTAACCTGGTGCGTCGATTATGCAGTAAGGAGAATATTTATGGGCTTAACGGACGAGGAGATTCAAAGATTGTTGCAGGCCATGGAGGCGGGGGAGGACCGGCCGCGGGTAGAGAAGGCCCGTTTTGCCCCCCTCCAGCCGGGGCCGGTGACCGGGGCGCCGGCCAGTTTTAAGCGGATCGCTGATGTGCCCCTGCGCCTGACGGCCAACCTGGGCCGGGCCCGCCTGAAGGTCAAGGAGATCCTGGACCTGAAGGAGGGTTCCCTGATTGTCCTGGATAAGCTGGCGGGTGAACCCGTGGAGCTGCTGGTCAACGGCACCCCCATGGCGAAGGGCGAGGTCGTGGTGATTAACGAGGCCTTCGGCGTCCGGATTAACACCCTGGCCGCCGGCGAGGAAGAAGGGCAAAGCCAGGATGGATCATGATCTCCTTTGGGCCCTGGTGCGGGTAGCCATCTTCCTGCCCCTGGTCGCGCTGCTGGCCTACTTGACGGTACGCCTGGGCTTCGGTCAGGCCACGGGGCTGGCGGCAGGGTCCGGCGAATTGCGGCTGATTGAACGCCTGCAACTTAGTAACAAGTCCGGGCTGGCCGTCGTCCGCTGCGGGGAGAGGTATTTCCTGGTGGGCCTGGGGGAGGGACCGCCGGCCTTGCTGGCGGAATTGCCCGATTACCCGGCGACGGCGGCGGCCGGTGACGTCAAAGTTTTTCCCGTGCAAACCCTGGACACCCGGGGGGGAGAAGATGTTTTGGCTGAGGAGAAAGAACCTGTGCTGCGCTTATT
Proteins encoded in this region:
- a CDS encoding motility protein A; the encoded protein is MRRIDFMTIAGIVAGIGLMGGALIMGGNPKLFWNVPSLMVTVGGSFAAVLINFSFQDVKNVFGTVRQAFTTDLMDPEELIDLFSELARKARREGLLALEDDASRLDDPFFTKGIQMMVDAMEPEMIRQILETDMAYMARRHEIGYGIFKTWGNLAPSFGLIGTLIGLVQMLAKLDKPETLGPSMALALITTFYGAIMAYMIFIPLAGKLSLRSEQEIMLRQMMLEGIIAIQSGVNPRILEEHLRSFLAPLSQRQQAGEEPLPREEAYRERI
- the fliN gene encoding flagellar motor switch protein FliN; protein product: MGLTDEEIQRLLQAMEAGEDRPRVEKARFAPLQPGPVTGAPASFKRIADVPLRLTANLGRARLKVKEILDLKEGSLIVLDKLAGEPVELLVNGTPMAKGEVVVINEAFGVRINTLAAGEEEGQSQDGS
- a CDS encoding flagellar biosynthetic protein FliO — protein: MDHDLLWALVRVAIFLPLVALLAYLTVRLGFGQATGLAAGSGELRLIERLQLSNKSGLAVVRCGERYFLVGLGEGPPALLAELPDYPATAAAGDVKVFPVQTLDTRGGEDVLAEEKEPVLRLLKGGWQRLKGHDK
- a CDS encoding OmpA family protein, translating into MAVKRWQKKPDEGAPTWMITYSDLMTQLVVFFVLLFSFSIINQQKFQQFIASYQGMGILDGGVSPLVQTEPAPSSYPENIQTPEAAAALARAQEMMQTYQTVKNFLTENGLESDVEVRYEDRGIALDIKERILFDSGRADLKPEATRLLDKLAGLLARLPNAIKVEGYTDNRPIHTVQFPTNWELSTARASRVVRYFIEEHHLQPERFVAMGYGEYHPLYPNDSPEHMAENRRVVLLLGMTNNQQTNGKEVYKSAP
- a CDS encoding flagellar basal body-associated FliL family protein, with the translated sequence MPPREAAEKTAEKVVEKKEGRGQQLLTIVLLLVVLLLSGGYVYTFFFSNNSRGISASAASAPPVNTQQQSLDSIVVNLADPGLHRYLRTKITLEYNDPKLATELGEKLYRIKDTVISVLRSKKTDDLQNEEALKRELLTAINAQLTSGQVRALYFEEFLVQ